The following are encoded in a window of Amphibacillus xylanus NBRC 15112 genomic DNA:
- a CDS encoding DEAD/DEAH box helicase: MAQFYLDTQDILKITGQRFFRRGVDLYKKGRVTKLTYNQMINSWQATVKGGNLYQVSIFFFEDDDLEAKCDCSAYQTHYTCKHIAAVLLAITKHNSSTTFFPEQNTTEVTDPFPLRMIDMFETEQTGLITKETQLKLHYQLEEKRHRVLKDTYYELQLKVGENQLYIVKELPAFIKAIKFNEVHKITETFSYKPKDHYFDAIDLALLDMIGEAITHEELYSPDFPTVDKRSVNLPPFLILDFFENLISRSFEIIRDDDSIIDQLNIEQNLPKIKFPITLNEDGSFIVNFQSLFSYQFSSYYQFLNKDHEFYFLSTEQKKIIEQIYTILPYQKKYSYQISKAKMTHFIGYVLPQLESIGEVQYSEEAETQIKQVPLETKLYLDLKKDALNVSVVFQYGEEKIFPNQTTQAQEQVLVRDFQAEQALLTRLKNSGFRLLNQSYWLFSEEKMYQFIYDDLPELLEQTSVFMTDQVETLRAERDYFLDTRVEVNALTGMLDVQFNIDGITKQDVQNVLQALVEKKSYHRLQNGALIKLTDASFQAFQSLADELYFKKKDLASTSIELSPAKGLQLEHALDDSQVDYSETFKQLLQTLKQPDQFDDQVPETLNAQLRDYQVTGFKWFKALARYQLGGILADEMGLGKTIQAISFILSEKTTEKIGPSIVIAPASLIYNWKKEFEKFAPTLSVKVVSGTKDERMTIIKDNHEPDVWITSYPLLRQDVKLYKHMYFDVMILDEAQAIKNHLTQTAKATRQIQAKQRFALSGTPIENRLEELWSIFQTISPGFLGPKKEFIQYPNDYIRKITKPFILRRLKTDVLPDLPEKIEFEQYSELTKEQKQVYLAYLERIEQQLDAVVDANQFNQEKIEILAGLTRLRQICCHPSLFLENYQGESGKLELLMTMIEQLRAENRRVLIFSQFSSMLKIIEKELNKQRYQSFYLDGQTPLKDRVEMAEAFNNGEREIFIISLKAGGTGLNLTGADTVILFDLWWNPAVEAQAAGRAHRIGQTKKVEVIRLITQGTIEEKIFQLQERKRKLVDEIIQPGETLLSSLNEKELRELLTFEQ; encoded by the coding sequence ATGGCACAATTTTATTTAGACACGCAAGATATCCTAAAAATTACTGGCCAACGTTTTTTCAGGCGTGGTGTCGATTTATATAAAAAAGGCCGTGTAACTAAATTAACATATAATCAAATGATTAACTCTTGGCAAGCTACTGTGAAAGGTGGCAATCTATATCAAGTGAGTATCTTTTTCTTTGAAGATGATGATTTAGAAGCCAAGTGTGATTGTTCTGCTTATCAAACCCATTATACATGTAAGCATATTGCAGCTGTATTATTGGCAATTACGAAGCATAATTCGTCAACAACATTCTTTCCTGAGCAAAACACGACCGAAGTGACGGATCCTTTCCCACTACGGATGATTGATATGTTTGAAACAGAACAAACCGGGTTGATTACAAAAGAAACGCAATTAAAGCTTCATTATCAACTAGAGGAAAAGCGTCATCGTGTGTTAAAGGATACTTATTATGAACTTCAATTAAAGGTTGGCGAGAATCAACTGTATATCGTAAAAGAACTACCTGCCTTTATTAAGGCAATTAAATTTAATGAAGTACACAAGATTACTGAAACATTTTCTTATAAACCGAAGGATCATTATTTTGATGCGATAGATTTAGCACTGCTCGATATGATTGGTGAAGCCATTACTCACGAGGAGCTCTATTCACCTGATTTTCCAACAGTGGATAAGCGTTCTGTAAATTTACCACCATTCTTAATCTTGGATTTCTTTGAAAACTTAATCTCACGCTCATTTGAAATCATTCGAGATGATGATTCAATCATTGATCAACTAAACATCGAACAAAACTTACCGAAAATTAAGTTTCCTATTACTCTGAATGAAGATGGTAGTTTTATCGTTAATTTTCAATCATTGTTTAGTTATCAGTTTTCAAGCTATTATCAATTTTTAAATAAAGATCATGAATTTTATTTTCTATCGACAGAGCAAAAGAAAATTATTGAGCAAATTTATACGATCTTACCTTATCAGAAAAAGTATAGTTATCAAATTAGCAAAGCGAAAATGACACATTTTATCGGCTATGTCTTACCTCAGTTAGAATCAATCGGTGAGGTTCAATATAGTGAGGAGGCCGAAACGCAAATCAAACAGGTACCACTTGAAACTAAGCTCTACCTTGATTTGAAGAAAGATGCGCTAAACGTCTCTGTTGTCTTTCAATACGGAGAGGAAAAAATCTTCCCTAATCAAACAACTCAAGCACAAGAGCAAGTATTAGTCAGGGATTTTCAAGCTGAACAGGCTTTATTGACTCGATTGAAAAATAGTGGTTTTCGTTTATTAAATCAATCATATTGGCTGTTTAGCGAGGAAAAAATGTATCAGTTTATTTACGATGACTTACCTGAATTACTAGAGCAAACAAGTGTGTTTATGACAGATCAAGTTGAAACACTGAGAGCAGAACGTGATTATTTCCTAGATACCCGTGTAGAGGTGAATGCACTCACAGGTATGCTTGATGTTCAGTTTAATATCGACGGTATTACAAAACAAGATGTTCAAAATGTACTTCAAGCATTAGTTGAAAAGAAATCCTATCACCGATTGCAAAATGGTGCTTTAATCAAATTAACAGATGCTTCTTTCCAAGCATTTCAATCATTAGCTGATGAACTTTATTTCAAAAAGAAAGATTTAGCAAGCACAAGTATTGAATTATCACCAGCAAAAGGCTTACAGCTAGAACATGCACTCGATGATTCGCAAGTAGACTATTCAGAAACATTTAAGCAACTGTTACAGACATTAAAACAGCCAGATCAGTTTGATGACCAAGTTCCAGAAACGCTAAATGCCCAATTAAGAGATTATCAAGTGACAGGTTTTAAATGGTTTAAAGCTTTAGCACGTTATCAACTTGGTGGCATCTTAGCTGACGAGATGGGGCTTGGTAAAACCATTCAAGCAATTAGTTTTATTCTAAGTGAGAAAACAACTGAAAAGATTGGACCATCAATCGTCATCGCACCTGCTTCACTTATTTACAACTGGAAAAAGGAATTTGAAAAGTTTGCACCAACGTTATCTGTAAAAGTTGTTTCTGGTACTAAAGATGAACGAATGACGATTATTAAAGACAATCATGAACCTGATGTATGGATCACTTCATATCCATTGTTGCGTCAAGATGTAAAGCTGTACAAGCATATGTATTTTGATGTGATGATTCTCGATGAAGCTCAAGCGATAAAAAATCATTTAACCCAAACAGCAAAAGCAACACGACAAATTCAAGCAAAACAGCGGTTTGCATTAAGTGGAACACCTATTGAAAATCGACTAGAGGAGTTATGGTCAATCTTCCAAACGATTTCACCTGGCTTCCTCGGTCCTAAAAAAGAATTTATTCAATATCCAAATGATTATATTAGGAAAATTACTAAACCATTTATTTTACGTCGTCTGAAAACAGATGTATTACCAGATTTACCTGAGAAAATTGAATTTGAGCAATATAGCGAATTAACAAAAGAACAAAAACAAGTATATCTTGCCTACCTTGAAAGAATTGAACAACAACTAGATGCTGTTGTCGACGCTAATCAATTTAATCAAGAAAAAATTGAAATCCTTGCTGGGCTTACTAGGTTAAGACAAATCTGTTGTCATCCAAGCCTGTTTTTAGAAAATTACCAAGGGGAATCTGGCAAGTTAGAATTACTTATGACGATGATTGAACAGCTACGTGCCGAAAATCGCCGCGTCCTTATTTTTTCACAGTTTTCAAGTATGTTGAAAATCATTGAAAAAGAACTTAATAAACAACGCTATCAATCATTTTATTTAGATGGACAAACACCACTTAAAGATCGTGTCGAAATGGCTGAGGCATTTAATAATGGTGAACGTGAGATTTTCATTATTTCATTAAAAGCTGGTGGGACTGGACTAAACTTAACAGGAGCAGATACTGTGATTCTGTTCGACCTATGGTGGAATCCAGCAGTTGAAGCACAAGCAGCAGGCCGAGCACACCGAATCGGTCAAACTAAGAAGGTAGAAGTGATTCGTCTCATTACTCAAGGGACAATTGAAGAAAAGATTTTCCAACTTCAAGAACGTAAACGAAAATTGGTTGATGAAATTATCCAACCAGGCGAAACACTACTCTCTTCACTAAATGAAAAAGAATTAAGAGAACTATTAACCTTTGAACAATAA
- a CDS encoding murein hydrolase activator EnvC family protein: MKRIITYILIVILAIGIVSPGMSPVSAKSIAELEKELQELREERSTISSEEKDAEEKIKQNEQLQAQVKAKISEIDGELEVTQANINAKQQEIDTTNQEIANLKASISETETKITETEAELEELEIQITDLIERIEERDTLIKNRLRSMQHNGGNINYLQVLFGAQSFTDFINRATAVSKILDSDKTIMAAQERDKADLEEMHETVEAKKEQLVADKAKLDEEKAEVESKRATLVAQQQELSNLKAQLNQQRDTQVATAHELEEEFFELEELKMSIEDQRQIIADQERVLKQLLDNKKEEERLAQLAQEKETDSGNGSNPPASSGGKLLIPVGGPYRISSKYGKRIDPFTRYESMHNGLDFARSSTNAASPPIISAEDGVVVSAGVRGGYGNTVVIHHPDLNLTTLYAHLASISVSSGQSVSRGEQVGIMGTTGRSTGIHLHFEVFEGTYGQNRVDPMKYLP, from the coding sequence ATGAAACGTATAATAACCTACATACTAATAGTCATCTTGGCAATTGGTATCGTTAGTCCTGGAATGAGTCCTGTTTCAGCAAAGAGTATTGCTGAGTTAGAGAAAGAATTGCAGGAGTTGAGAGAAGAACGATCTACAATCAGCTCTGAAGAAAAAGATGCAGAAGAAAAAATTAAACAAAATGAACAACTACAAGCTCAAGTTAAAGCAAAAATTAGTGAAATAGACGGTGAGCTAGAAGTAACTCAAGCAAATATTAACGCAAAACAACAAGAAATTGATACAACCAATCAAGAAATCGCAAATCTAAAAGCATCAATCTCTGAAACTGAAACAAAAATTACAGAGACTGAGGCAGAATTAGAAGAATTAGAAATACAAATTACCGATCTAATTGAACGAATTGAAGAGCGAGATACTTTAATCAAAAATCGACTCCGTTCAATGCAACATAACGGTGGAAATATTAACTATTTACAAGTTTTATTTGGCGCTCAAAGCTTTACAGATTTTATTAACCGTGCGACTGCAGTTTCTAAAATACTAGATTCAGATAAAACGATCATGGCTGCTCAAGAACGCGATAAAGCTGATCTTGAAGAAATGCATGAAACTGTTGAAGCAAAAAAAGAACAATTAGTTGCTGATAAGGCCAAACTTGATGAAGAAAAGGCTGAAGTAGAGAGCAAACGTGCGACTCTAGTAGCTCAGCAACAAGAACTATCTAACTTAAAAGCACAATTAAATCAGCAACGAGATACACAAGTTGCTACTGCACATGAGTTAGAAGAAGAATTTTTTGAATTAGAAGAATTAAAGATGTCTATTGAAGATCAACGACAAATTATCGCAGATCAAGAGCGAGTATTAAAACAACTACTCGATAACAAAAAAGAAGAAGAAAGATTAGCTCAATTAGCTCAAGAAAAAGAAACAGATAGTGGAAATGGAAGTAATCCGCCGGCAAGTAGCGGTGGGAAATTGTTAATCCCAGTCGGTGGACCTTATCGAATTAGTTCAAAGTATGGCAAGAGAATTGACCCGTTTACTCGCTATGAAAGTATGCATAATGGGCTTGACTTTGCAAGATCTTCAACTAATGCAGCGTCACCGCCAATTATCTCAGCCGAAGATGGAGTTGTAGTAAGTGCTGGAGTAAGAGGTGGCTATGGTAACACAGTCGTGATCCATCATCCAGATCTGAATCTAACAACGTTATACGCGCACTTGGCTTCAATAAGTGTGAGCTCAGGTCAATCTGTGAGTCGTGGTGAGCAGGTCGGAATAATGGGAACGACAGGTCGTTCAACTGGTATCCACTTACACTTTGAAGTATTTGAAGGAACATACGGCCAAAACCGTGTTGACCCGATGAAATATCTACCATAA
- a CDS encoding S41 family peptidase yields the protein MHVKKSVFALLLGLAIIIGGAGTYFATELVDILGQDEKQSDQSGQLMTEEEYEEMLNELTDAISLPKVVQAYTIIQSNFINPVSNEELVEGAVRGMLATLNDPYSEYMDEETMAQFSEQLESSFEGIGAEVSMIDDKVTIVAPIKDSPAEKAGLRPNDQVITVDGESIEGLDLYEAVAKIRGEKGSEVILEIQRPGVPDLIVFKLIRDTIPLETVYSELIEQDGHKAGVIQITSFAEQTAVRFEEELKALEAQGIDGLVIDVRGNPGGLLEVTEEILKLFVPSDQPYMQIADNDDNRTRFFSDLDKPKDYPVSVLIDEGSASASEILAISLKETIDAKIVGRNSFGKGTVQQTIPMGDGSTLKLTVLKWLSPEGVSIHEVGVQPTVEVDQPDYYYTPPIQIDETLAFDDTNINISYAQVMLDALGYDVDREDGYFSEQTEAAIRQYQADQNLTVNGKLDQETASKIVADIIERVRNDQDDLQKHKAIEELFK from the coding sequence GTGCATGTGAAGAAAAGTGTATTTGCTCTATTGTTAGGTTTAGCGATTATTATTGGCGGTGCGGGAACGTACTTTGCAACTGAATTAGTTGATATTTTAGGGCAAGATGAAAAGCAAAGTGATCAATCAGGTCAATTGATGACAGAAGAAGAATACGAAGAAATGTTAAACGAGCTAACGGACGCAATAAGTTTACCAAAGGTTGTCCAGGCATATACAATTATTCAATCTAATTTTATAAATCCTGTATCGAATGAGGAACTTGTCGAAGGGGCAGTTCGCGGTATGCTTGCGACATTAAACGATCCTTACAGTGAGTATATGGATGAAGAAACGATGGCGCAATTTAGTGAGCAGCTCGAATCATCTTTTGAAGGTATTGGTGCAGAAGTTAGTATGATCGATGATAAAGTAACGATTGTTGCTCCAATCAAAGATTCACCAGCTGAAAAAGCAGGCTTAAGACCAAATGATCAAGTCATTACAGTTGATGGTGAAAGTATTGAAGGTTTAGATCTATACGAAGCTGTTGCTAAAATTAGAGGAGAAAAAGGTTCAGAAGTCATCCTTGAAATTCAAAGACCAGGTGTTCCTGATTTAATAGTATTCAAGTTAATTCGTGACACGATTCCTTTAGAAACGGTCTATTCAGAATTAATTGAGCAAGACGGACATAAGGCTGGTGTAATTCAAATTACATCATTTGCAGAGCAAACAGCCGTCCGCTTTGAGGAAGAACTAAAAGCATTAGAAGCCCAAGGAATTGATGGTTTAGTGATTGATGTTCGTGGTAATCCAGGTGGATTATTAGAAGTAACAGAGGAAATCTTAAAACTATTTGTTCCAAGTGATCAACCGTATATGCAAATAGCTGATAATGATGACAATCGAACGCGATTCTTCTCAGATTTAGACAAACCAAAAGATTATCCAGTTAGTGTGTTAATTGACGAAGGAAGTGCGTCTGCATCAGAAATTCTAGCAATTTCATTAAAAGAAACAATCGATGCAAAAATTGTTGGACGTAATAGTTTTGGAAAAGGAACAGTCCAGCAAACGATTCCTATGGGAGATGGCAGTACACTTAAGTTAACCGTATTAAAATGGTTATCACCTGAAGGCGTGTCAATTCATGAAGTTGGTGTTCAACCGACTGTTGAAGTTGATCAACCAGATTATTACTATACACCACCAATTCAAATTGATGAAACATTAGCTTTTGATGATACAAATATTAATATTAGCTATGCTCAAGTTATGTTAGATGCACTTGGATATGATGTTGATCGTGAAGATGGCTACTTTAGTGAACAGACAGAAGCAGCAATTCGTCAATATCAAGCTGACCAAAACTTAACGGTAAATGGTAAACTTGATCAAGAAACAGCAAGCAAAATCGTTGCTGATATTATCGAACGTGTTAGAAATGATCAAGACGATTTACAGAAGCATAAAGCAATAGAAGAATTATTTAAATAG
- the ftsX gene encoding permease-like cell division protein FtsX: MKIRTLKRHVLEGLKSSWRNSWMTLASVGAVTTTLLLVSVFLALMMNLNHVAANIEEDVQIKVLIDVTATDEEISELGQSIESLNRVASVEFSSRDQELEDLISSMGDEGDAFSLLDEDENPLNDAYIVKAFEPQDTIELAEEIETMNRVEKVNYGQGVVENIFKFNNYARNIGLILIVALLFTAIFLISNTVKITIIARRREIEIMKLVGATNWFIRWPFFIEGLLLGVLGSIIPITLLFTGYYFLDKNADVVNQFEFITILPFNPFVWQLSGIVLLIGAVIGVWGSVMSVRKFLKV; this comes from the coding sequence ATGAAAATTAGAACATTGAAACGACACGTATTAGAAGGTTTAAAAAGTAGTTGGAGAAACAGCTGGATGACATTAGCATCAGTCGGAGCTGTTACAACAACCTTATTATTAGTTTCAGTATTTTTAGCCTTAATGATGAACTTAAATCACGTAGCAGCAAATATTGAAGAAGATGTCCAAATTAAAGTTTTAATTGATGTAACTGCAACAGATGAAGAAATTAGTGAATTAGGTCAATCGATCGAATCCCTAAATCGAGTAGCATCAGTTGAGTTTTCATCCCGTGATCAAGAGCTTGAAGATTTAATTTCAAGTATGGGTGATGAGGGGGATGCATTTTCATTATTAGATGAAGATGAAAACCCACTTAATGATGCTTATATCGTTAAAGCATTTGAACCACAAGACACAATCGAGCTTGCAGAAGAAATTGAGACAATGAATCGAGTTGAAAAGGTTAATTACGGACAAGGTGTCGTTGAGAACATTTTCAAATTTAACAATTACGCAAGAAATATTGGCTTAATTTTAATCGTAGCTTTACTATTTACAGCGATATTTTTAATCTCTAATACAGTTAAAATTACGATTATTGCTAGACGTAGAGAGATTGAGATTATGAAACTAGTCGGTGCTACGAATTGGTTTATTCGCTGGCCATTCTTTATTGAAGGATTATTACTAGGTGTCTTAGGAAGTATTATTCCGATTACATTACTCTTTACTGGTTATTACTTCTTAGATAAAAATGCTGACGTTGTGAATCAATTTGAATTTATTACGATACTTCCATTTAACCCGTTTGTCTGGCAACTATCAGGAATTGTGCTCTTAATTGGTGCAGTCATCGGTGTTTGGGGTAGTGTCATGAGTGTTCGTAAGTTTCTTAAAGTATAA
- a CDS encoding PDZ domain-containing protein translates to MENWLLEMAKAFVRLLLNPLLYWFILLTLFASLYRIKCERKYFGRKIYPLFDEWYGQRFRGLLFGLIISICLAILGVGIHPLMLAGVTCFTILFTLSRRFTWLSSAYTFGFTAIVLLFLPYYQSYLPTVLQHDLTQMDWVVFTTLMGLFLIIESLMISSVRSDQTFPELFTSPRGKVVGLHRLKKLSFIPLLLIWPIGSLTITSNWWPVFEWNEMPFGLIIFPIIIGFDFTVGSGLPTKAAKRYSEYPLLLGLLVVAISLMSYYVHVLSLVSVIVAVVGHEFISYRFKIKDQQQPYLFTPLPEGLRVLAILPSTPAVELGLIPGDTIKRVNGQDVSTPREFYQALHINRAFCRLEVIDDRGEVRFAQRAFYQGEHHELGVIFIESHEDRMAT, encoded by the coding sequence ATGGAAAATTGGTTGCTTGAAATGGCTAAAGCATTTGTACGGCTGTTGTTAAATCCATTATTATATTGGTTTATTTTACTTACCTTATTTGCATCCCTATATCGAATTAAATGTGAGCGGAAATACTTCGGAAGAAAAATTTATCCATTGTTTGATGAATGGTATGGTCAACGGTTTAGAGGACTATTATTTGGACTGATTATTTCTATTTGTTTAGCTATTTTAGGAGTTGGCATTCATCCGTTAATGCTTGCAGGCGTTACTTGTTTCACAATTTTATTCACACTTAGCCGACGCTTTACTTGGCTTTCAAGTGCATACACTTTTGGCTTTACCGCCATTGTTTTATTATTTTTGCCTTATTATCAGTCTTACTTACCTACAGTATTACAACATGACTTAACACAAATGGATTGGGTTGTATTTACGACATTAATGGGTCTCTTTCTCATTATTGAATCACTTATGATAAGCTCTGTTCGAAGTGATCAAACTTTCCCAGAGTTATTTACTAGCCCTAGAGGAAAGGTTGTTGGGTTACACAGGTTGAAGAAGCTCTCATTCATTCCATTACTATTGATTTGGCCAATCGGCTCATTAACAATTACATCTAACTGGTGGCCGGTATTTGAGTGGAATGAGATGCCATTTGGATTAATCATTTTTCCGATAATTATCGGCTTTGACTTTACAGTTGGATCAGGATTACCTACAAAAGCTGCAAAACGATATAGTGAGTACCCTTTATTATTAGGCTTATTAGTTGTAGCAATTTCGTTAATGAGCTATTATGTTCATGTTTTATCGTTAGTAAGTGTGATTGTTGCAGTTGTAGGTCATGAGTTTATTAGTTATCGCTTTAAAATTAAAGATCAACAACAACCATATTTATTTACGCCACTACCAGAGGGGTTAAGAGTTTTAGCAATATTACCAAGTACACCAGCAGTTGAACTAGGATTGATCCCAGGTGATACAATTAAAAGAGTCAATGGACAAGACGTTTCAACGCCTAGAGAGTTTTATCAAGCACTGCATATTAATCGAGCTTTTTGTCGGTTAGAAGTTATTGATGATCGTGGTGAAGTGCGATTTGCTCAGCGTGCCTTTTATCAAGGTGAACATCATGAGCTAGGTGTCATCTTTATCGAAAGTCACGAAGATAGAATGGCAACATAA